A window of Rhinoderma darwinii isolate aRhiDar2 chromosome 11 unlocalized genomic scaffold, aRhiDar2.hap1 SUPER_11_unloc_3, whole genome shotgun sequence contains these coding sequences:
- the LOC142698041 gene encoding uncharacterized protein LOC142698041 has product MIKNTLEKCLMLSSDCNIDNDKPAHNSPGHYPISHNITDSHNGRIAHGSGDKYQCSECGKCFTQNGSLNVHKRIHTGEKPFSCSESGKLFMRKSDLVRHYRVHTGEKPFVCSECGKCFSQKSKLVSHQRTHTGEILFPCPECGRCFTNRAILATHLKFHSGENPFQCSDCGTCFQYKSYLVKHQIIHTKTKPFSCSECGKYLTNKGVLIYHLRTHTGEKPFSCCECGRCFTSKGYLVTHKRTHTGEKPFSCAKCGKLFARKADMAIHQMMHSIEEPFSCSN; this is encoded by the coding sequence ATGATCAAGAATACACTGGAGAAATGTCTCATGTTGTCTTCTGATTGTAACATAGACAATGACAAGCCCGCACACAATTCTCCAGGACATTACCCCATTTCTCACAATATAACAGACTCCCATAATGGTAGAATAGCCCATGGAAGTGGTGACAAGTATCAGTGCTCTGAATGCGGGAAATGTTTTACCCAAAATGGGTCTCTTAACGTCCATAAAAGAatccacacaggggagaaaccctTCTCTTGTTCAGAAAGCGGAAAATTGTTTATGCGTAAATCTGACCTGGTTAGACATTACCGAGTTCACACTGGAGAAAAGCCCTTTGTATGTTCAGAGTGTGGGAAGTGTTTCAGTCAAAAGTCAAAGCTGGTAAGTCATCAACGTACCCACACGGGCGAAATCCTCTTCCCATGTCCCGagtgtggaagatgttttacaaaTCGAGCTATACTTGCAACACATCTGAAATTTCACTCAGGAGAGAACCCATTTCAGTGCTCCGATTGTGGGACGTGTTTTCAGTACAAATCGTATCTTGTTAAACATCAAATAATTCACACGAAGACAAAACCCTTTTCTTGTTCGGAGTGTGGAAAATATTTAACCAACAAGGGCGTCCTCATCTATCACTTGAGGAcacacacaggggagaaaccttTCTCCTGTTGTGAATGTGGGCGATGTTTTACAAGTAAAGGATACCTTGTCACTCATAAGCGGacccacacaggggagaagccattttcatgtgcaAAATGTGGGAAACTTTTTGCCCGTAAGGCAGACATGGCGATACATCAAATGATGCACTCAATCGAGGAGCCGTTTTCATGCTCCAACTGA